In Caretta caretta isolate rCarCar2 chromosome 4, rCarCar1.hap1, whole genome shotgun sequence, one genomic interval encodes:
- the MFAP3L gene encoding microfibrillar-associated protein 3-like isoform X1 gives MNMLNHHYFLNFLPSTLFPYLFILLAALTAAEDVTSSILNYTDMNLGSVPVIISIVDHITVKEGKSALIDCNVQGNPAPRYKWYNSNGCLLKEEENSGKWWFLDNGLLNITSVSFDDRGKYTCVASNIYGTVNNTVTLRVVFTSGDMGIYYMIVCLVAFTIVMILNITRLCMMSSHLKKTEKAINEFFRTEGAEKLQKAFEIAKRIPIITSAKTLELAKVTQFKTMEFARYIEELARSVPLPPLIMNCRTIMEEIMEVVGLEEQGQNFVQQAAEGQESTDGGDMFMIPNALKRSDSLTADSEASSLHEQPQQIAIKVSVHQLSKKDCIDDQSQDCVQSEIKEEEIPQTPASPTDPIPEPSTEPNSNDIALATDKNTCFIYESHV, from the exons ATGAACATGCTGAACCACCACTACTTTTTGAACTTCTTGCCTTCCACACTTTTTCCCTACCTTTTCATCTTGTTAGCAGCTTTGACAGCTGCTGAGGATGTGACTAGTAGCATTTTAAATTACACTGACATGAACTTGGGATCTGTACCTGTGATTATCTCCATAGTTGATCATATTACAGTCAAGGAAGGGAAGAGTGCCTTGATTGACTGCAATGTCCAAGGAAATCCTGCTCCACGGTACAAATGGTACAATTCCAATGGTTGTTTGCTGAAGGAAGAAGAGAACAGTG GAAAATGGTGGTTTCTTGACAATGGGCTACTGAACATTACCAGCGTGTCTTTTGACGACAGAGGTAAATACACATGTGTTGCTTCTAACATCTATGGCACTGTGAATAATACTGTGACTCTGAGAGTCGTCTTTACCTCCGGAGATATGGGGATCTATTACATGATTGTCTGCCTCGTAGCTTTTACCATTGTTATGATCTTGAACATTACCAGGCTGTGTATGATGAGCAGCCATCTGAAGAAAACTGAGAAAGCAATCAATGAGTTTTTCAGAACAGAAGGAGCAGAGAAACTACAAAAAGCCTTTGAGATTGCTAAGCGTATCCCAATCATCACCTCAGCCAAAACGCTTGAGCTTGCCAAAGTAACCCAGTTCAAGACCATGGAATTTGCTCGCTACATTGAGGAACTTGCCCGAAGTGTTCCTCTGCCACCTCTCATCATGAACTGCAGGACTATAATGGAAGAAATCATGGAGGTGGTTGGCTTGGAAGAACAGGGACAGAACTTTGTACAGCAAGCAGCAGAAGGCCAGGAGTCTACTGATGGAGGGGATATGTTTATGATCCCTAATGCACTAAAGCGCAGCGACTCTCTCACAGCTGACTCTGAGGCATCATCACTGCATGAACAACCACAGCAGATTGCGATAAAAGTGTCAGTTCATCAGCTGTCCAAAAAGGACTGTATAGATGACCAGTCACAAGATTGTGTGCAATCAGAAATTAAGGAAGAAGAGATTCCTCAAACACCAGCATCTCCTACTGATCCAATTCCTGAGCCTTCTACTGAACCAAACTCCAATGATATAGCATTGGCAACTGACAAAAATACGTGTTTTATTTATGAAAGCCATGTATGA
- the MFAP3L gene encoding microfibrillar-associated protein 3-like isoform X2, with the protein MQDLKPALHSHGKWWFLDNGLLNITSVSFDDRGKYTCVASNIYGTVNNTVTLRVVFTSGDMGIYYMIVCLVAFTIVMILNITRLCMMSSHLKKTEKAINEFFRTEGAEKLQKAFEIAKRIPIITSAKTLELAKVTQFKTMEFARYIEELARSVPLPPLIMNCRTIMEEIMEVVGLEEQGQNFVQQAAEGQESTDGGDMFMIPNALKRSDSLTADSEASSLHEQPQQIAIKVSVHQLSKKDCIDDQSQDCVQSEIKEEEIPQTPASPTDPIPEPSTEPNSNDIALATDKNTCFIYESHV; encoded by the exons ATGCAGGACCTTAAACCAGCCCTCCACAGCCATG GAAAATGGTGGTTTCTTGACAATGGGCTACTGAACATTACCAGCGTGTCTTTTGACGACAGAGGTAAATACACATGTGTTGCTTCTAACATCTATGGCACTGTGAATAATACTGTGACTCTGAGAGTCGTCTTTACCTCCGGAGATATGGGGATCTATTACATGATTGTCTGCCTCGTAGCTTTTACCATTGTTATGATCTTGAACATTACCAGGCTGTGTATGATGAGCAGCCATCTGAAGAAAACTGAGAAAGCAATCAATGAGTTTTTCAGAACAGAAGGAGCAGAGAAACTACAAAAAGCCTTTGAGATTGCTAAGCGTATCCCAATCATCACCTCAGCCAAAACGCTTGAGCTTGCCAAAGTAACCCAGTTCAAGACCATGGAATTTGCTCGCTACATTGAGGAACTTGCCCGAAGTGTTCCTCTGCCACCTCTCATCATGAACTGCAGGACTATAATGGAAGAAATCATGGAGGTGGTTGGCTTGGAAGAACAGGGACAGAACTTTGTACAGCAAGCAGCAGAAGGCCAGGAGTCTACTGATGGAGGGGATATGTTTATGATCCCTAATGCACTAAAGCGCAGCGACTCTCTCACAGCTGACTCTGAGGCATCATCACTGCATGAACAACCACAGCAGATTGCGATAAAAGTGTCAGTTCATCAGCTGTCCAAAAAGGACTGTATAGATGACCAGTCACAAGATTGTGTGCAATCAGAAATTAAGGAAGAAGAGATTCCTCAAACACCAGCATCTCCTACTGATCCAATTCCTGAGCCTTCTACTGAACCAAACTCCAATGATATAGCATTGGCAACTGACAAAAATACGTGTTTTATTTATGAAAGCCATGTATGA